In Tenuifilum sp. 4138str, a single genomic region encodes these proteins:
- the ispE gene encoding 4-(cytidine 5'-diphospho)-2-C-methyl-D-erythritol kinase has product MILFPNAKVNLGLNIVRKRPDGYHDIETLFYPVKGLCDILEVVATDGEVNTIEFTQTGIGIDCDTENNLCVKTFRLLAQRYGMPHVRMHLHKLIPMGAGLGGGSADAAFALRALNTFLNKPLSPENLLPLALELGSDCPFFVHNTPAIGRGRGEQLEPISINLTGYWILLVNPGIHVSTREAYEGSNPKPWENPIGNIVNLPVNDWPNRLVNDFEKTVFPKYPLIERVKEELYSMGAVYASMSGSGSTVFGIFKSKPAIPDAFNEYFTHTSEM; this is encoded by the coding sequence ATGATTCTGTTTCCAAATGCCAAGGTTAATCTGGGTTTAAACATAGTGCGTAAGCGCCCCGATGGCTATCACGATATTGAAACTCTGTTTTACCCTGTAAAGGGATTATGCGATATTCTTGAGGTAGTGGCAACCGATGGCGAGGTGAACACCATTGAATTCACCCAAACCGGAATAGGCATTGATTGCGATACCGAGAACAACCTGTGTGTTAAGACTTTCCGCCTTCTTGCGCAGCGTTACGGAATGCCCCATGTTAGGATGCACCTGCATAAGCTCATACCCATGGGGGCAGGGTTAGGTGGCGGCTCGGCCGATGCCGCATTTGCTTTGAGAGCCTTGAATACCTTTCTGAACAAGCCGCTTAGCCCAGAAAATCTTCTACCGTTGGCTTTGGAGTTAGGTAGCGATTGCCCGTTCTTTGTGCATAACACGCCCGCTATTGGCAGGGGCCGCGGCGAGCAGCTTGAGCCCATAAGCATTAATCTAACTGGTTACTGGATTTTGCTGGTTAATCCGGGTATCCATGTAAGCACCAGGGAGGCCTATGAGGGTAGCAACCCCAAACCTTGGGAAAACCCCATAGGCAACATTGTTAACCTACCAGTAAACGATTGGCCAAACAGATTAGTTAACGATTTTGAGAAAACCGTTTTCCCAAAGTATCCGTTAATTGAAAGGGTAAAGGAAGAACTTTACAGCATGGGAGCGGTTTACGCATCCATGTCCGGCAGTGGCTCTACAGTGTTCGGAATATTTAAAAGCAAACCCGCAATTCCTGATGCATTTAATGAGTATTTTACGCATACCTCTGAAATGTAA
- a CDS encoding ImmA/IrrE family metallo-endopeptidase, which translates to MANEININPNILTWAITRAGYDVPTFAEKFPKILKWLEGQKKPTVKQLEEFSKKVYLPFGYLFLPQPPQERLPIPFFRTNGNQGDHISINVYDTILLLQQRQDWLKNYLQDNDFQPLPFVGKFRNSNDVTAIVADIRQTLQLPENWASQFKTWQEAQDHLVLHIEDKGIITIFNGIVENNTHRPIPVDECRGFVLVDEYAPFMFVNNSDFKSAQMFTIVHELAHIWTGHSAGFDFRRLQPANDPIEMLCDKVAAEFLVPAQEFDEVWNHRPNNFAYASRYFKVSEIVIARRALDTGKISRPQFFDFYEEYSNREFAKKESQGSGGDFYATTKKRISITFASHVHQAVKSGSLLYRDAYKLTGLKGDTFENFFSKHL; encoded by the coding sequence ATGGCAAATGAAATAAATATAAATCCCAACATCCTTACCTGGGCTATTACCCGGGCTGGGTATGATGTGCCTACATTTGCTGAAAAATTTCCAAAAATATTAAAGTGGCTGGAAGGACAAAAGAAGCCTACTGTAAAGCAGTTGGAGGAATTTTCTAAGAAGGTTTATTTGCCTTTTGGTTATCTGTTTTTGCCACAGCCGCCACAAGAAAGACTCCCCATTCCGTTTTTCCGCACCAACGGAAATCAAGGAGACCACATCAGCATCAATGTGTATGATACCATTTTGCTTTTGCAGCAAAGGCAGGATTGGTTGAAAAACTATTTACAGGACAATGATTTTCAGCCTTTACCCTTTGTTGGTAAATTCAGGAACAGCAATGATGTAACTGCCATAGTTGCGGACATTCGTCAAACCCTACAACTACCTGAAAATTGGGCAAGTCAATTCAAAACTTGGCAGGAAGCCCAAGACCATTTGGTTCTGCATATTGAAGACAAAGGAATCATTACCATATTCAACGGAATAGTTGAAAACAACACCCACCGACCCATTCCTGTTGACGAGTGCAGAGGTTTTGTTTTGGTAGATGAATATGCTCCTTTCATGTTCGTAAACAATTCCGATTTTAAGTCTGCTCAGATGTTCACTATAGTGCATGAGTTAGCACACATTTGGACAGGGCACAGTGCAGGTTTCGATTTCAGAAGATTGCAACCAGCCAACGACCCGATTGAAATGCTGTGCGATAAAGTAGCCGCTGAATTTTTAGTCCCTGCACAGGAATTTGATGAAGTATGGAATCACAGACCCAATAATTTCGCTTATGCTTCCCGATATTTCAAAGTGAGTGAAATTGTTATTGCACGCAGGGCATTAGACACAGGCAAAATCAGCAGACCGCAATTTTTTGATTTCTACGAAGAATATTCCAATCGGGAATTTGCCAAAAAAGAAAGTCAAGGCTCTGGTGGCGACTTTTACGCAACAACAAAAAAACGTATCAGTATCACATTTGCCAGTCATGTTCATCAGGCTGTAAAATCTGGTAGTTTATTATATCGTGATGCCTATAAACTTACGGGCTTAAAAGGCGACACGTTTGAAAATTTCTTCTCTAAACACTTGTAG
- a CDS encoding restriction endonuclease subunit S, whose protein sequence is MKKELLGDRVELIYGFSVRTDNEPKGKYPVYGSNGIIGFIDSFKVKGPGIIIGRKGTVGAVTYSSENFTPTDTTYYVALKDNTKDDLKFWYYYLQLIGLDKLNSHSTVPGLSRDLAYLKEIRVPEKAEQKLIADFLTVIDDKIALNKRINTELENLAKTIYNYWFVQFDFPNNEGKPYKSSGGEMEWNEELKMEIPKGWKTKSLYDIAIYTNGLAMQKHRPNGDEKLPVIKIKEMNEGYSAATEYARPDIEDAYLIREGDVLFSWSASLNVMIWADKVGALNQHIFKVTSEFYPRYYFYHQISNYLNHFKLMAENRKTTMGHITIDHLKESRIVVPDDDSLILKCGERIEPILDLIVKNRMTNIDLMEVRDFLLPMLMNGQVKVKSEAKEQLSIAAEPQVKYGK, encoded by the coding sequence ATGAAAAAAGAGTTGCTTGGCGATAGAGTAGAATTAATTTACGGATTTTCAGTTAGAACTGACAATGAACCAAAAGGTAAATACCCAGTATATGGTTCTAATGGAATCATTGGTTTTATTGATAGTTTCAAGGTAAAGGGACCTGGTATTATTATTGGAAGAAAAGGAACAGTAGGTGCTGTTACCTACTCATCAGAAAACTTTACACCAACTGATACAACTTATTATGTTGCTTTAAAAGACAATACTAAAGACGACCTTAAATTTTGGTATTATTATCTTCAACTAATTGGATTGGATAAACTAAATTCCCATAGTACAGTGCCAGGTTTAAGCAGAGATTTAGCTTATCTAAAAGAGATTAGAGTTCCAGAAAAAGCTGAGCAAAAACTTATAGCAGATTTTCTCACAGTTATTGATGATAAGATAGCCTTGAATAAAAGAATCAACACCGAGCTTGAAAACCTTGCCAAGACCATTTACAACTATTGGTTTGTTCAGTTTGATTTTCCCAACAATGAAGGCAAACCCTATAAATCCAGTGGCGGTGAAATGGAATGGAATGAGGAATTGAAAATGGAGATACCGAAGGGATGGAAAACTAAAAGCTTATATGACATTGCTATTTATACGAATGGTTTAGCAATGCAAAAGCATCGTCCAAACGGTGATGAAAAATTGCCTGTCATTAAAATCAAGGAAATGAATGAAGGTTATTCAGCTGCAACTGAATACGCCAGACCGGATATTGAAGATGCATACTTAATTCGAGAAGGAGATGTACTTTTCTCTTGGAGTGCGAGCCTTAATGTCATGATTTGGGCTGATAAAGTTGGAGCACTAAATCAACATATTTTCAAAGTAACATCGGAGTTTTACCCCAGATACTATTTCTATCATCAGATTTCAAACTATTTGAATCATTTCAAATTAATGGCTGAGAATAGAAAAACCACAATGGGACATATCACAATAGACCATCTCAAAGAAAGTAGAATTGTAGTTCCTGATGATGATTCGTTAATTCTTAAATGTGGAGAAAGAATTGAGCCGATTCTTGATTTGATTGTAAAAAACCGAATGACCAATATTGATTTAATGGAAGTTCGTGACTTTCTTTTGCCCATGCTAATGAATGGCCAAGTGAAAGTAAAAAGCGAAGCAAAAGAACAATTATCAATAGCAGCCGAGCCGCAGGTAAAATATGGGAAATGA
- the tnpA gene encoding IS200/IS605 family transposase, translating into MPGTFSQIYIQIIFAVKGRGSLIYSDWEERLYQYITGIVRGKEQKMIAINGMPDHIHIFIGMKPSCCLSDLVREIKKASNEFINENKLSNFRFSWQEGYGAFSYSHSQIDNVVKYIMNQKQHHRKVSFREEYVDFLKKFEIEHDDKFLFEWVK; encoded by the coding sequence ATGCCAGGAACATTTTCTCAGATATATATTCAAATTATTTTTGCAGTTAAAGGCAGAGGAAGCTTAATTTATTCTGATTGGGAAGAAAGATTGTATCAATACATTACTGGAATTGTAAGGGGAAAAGAACAGAAAATGATTGCTATTAATGGAATGCCAGACCATATTCATATTTTTATTGGTATGAAACCATCTTGTTGTCTATCAGATTTAGTGAGAGAGATTAAAAAGGCATCAAACGAGTTTATAAATGAAAATAAACTCTCCAATTTCAGATTTAGTTGGCAGGAAGGATACGGTGCATTTTCATATAGCCATTCGCAAATTGACAATGTTGTTAAATATATAATGAATCAGAAACAACATCATCGAAAAGTGAGTTTCCGGGAAGAATATGTTGATTTTTTGAAAAAATTTGAAATTGAACATGATGATAAATTTTTATTTGAATGGGTTAAATAA
- a CDS encoding ATP-dependent nuclease has translation MIKKLSIKNFRGIEEVKDLEVDQFNIFIGDNGTSKTSMLEAIHFCFSPSFLSGRIKHTDFPNGNDNPIEIIVELKESIKVGIPDGYAEQEITCNKVLLQIKKRERKTPGKVFSDLVTLNHILIPDFPKNNEGWSIKRKNNSDFNFTERSLGINQIRTEELPRSFFFNKERDRQTQKGFNSSFSTIIDDLNWRFSRSVRKESEETGKPAEILGKIPLLTNEIAEKVGINKYEVFKEFNNRTKKFGLDEINLTILDSIAPYESAFLSSKKDVLDLPIKYLGSGIEMIVSLLFLETLATMSKEKLIILIDEPELHLHPRLQEQLADYLWQISSRKDGHQIFVTTHSPVFFKNCVGRSGVKTFVTNREEKTNKILINKMTFANRLFPWSPSWGEINYFAYKYPTIEFHDELYGYIQEKTKKHSEREIDEYFNQCGIKREKQWTREIKGTPQPTISVTLPVFVRNKIHHPENQTMKDILFTQEELKQSIEVLIDIVKNAKDFIND, from the coding sequence ATGATTAAAAAGCTATCTATAAAGAACTTTAGAGGTATTGAGGAAGTCAAAGACTTAGAAGTTGACCAATTCAATATTTTCATTGGTGACAATGGAACGTCCAAAACTTCTATGCTTGAAGCAATTCATTTTTGCTTTTCACCTTCGTTTCTTTCAGGGAGAATAAAACACACGGATTTTCCAAATGGAAACGATAACCCTATAGAAATCATAGTAGAACTTAAAGAGAGCATTAAGGTTGGAATTCCCGATGGCTATGCAGAGCAAGAGATTACGTGTAACAAAGTGCTTTTACAAATTAAAAAAAGAGAACGTAAAACACCCGGTAAAGTTTTTTCTGACCTCGTAACTTTAAATCATATCTTGATCCCCGACTTCCCTAAAAACAATGAAGGGTGGTCAATTAAAAGAAAAAATAACAGTGATTTTAATTTTACCGAACGTTCTTTAGGTATCAATCAAATAAGAACCGAAGAATTGCCTCGTTCATTCTTTTTTAATAAAGAAAGAGATAGACAAACTCAAAAAGGTTTTAATAGTTCCTTTTCCACCATTATTGATGATTTAAACTGGCGATTTTCAAGAAGTGTTAGGAAAGAATCTGAGGAAACAGGAAAGCCAGCCGAAATACTTGGTAAAATTCCTTTACTAACTAACGAAATAGCGGAAAAAGTTGGAATAAATAAATATGAAGTGTTCAAGGAATTTAATAATAGAACAAAAAAATTTGGACTTGATGAAATTAATCTTACAATATTAGATTCAATAGCACCGTATGAATCTGCTTTTCTTTCATCAAAGAAAGATGTTTTAGACCTGCCAATAAAGTATCTGGGTTCGGGAATTGAGATGATTGTCTCACTTCTTTTCCTTGAAACACTAGCCACAATGTCAAAAGAAAAACTAATTATCCTTATAGATGAACCAGAATTGCATTTGCATCCAAGACTGCAAGAACAGTTAGCCGACTATCTCTGGCAAATTTCATCAAGGAAAGACGGACATCAGATTTTTGTTACAACTCATTCTCCTGTGTTCTTTAAAAATTGTGTTGGCAGAAGTGGGGTAAAGACATTTGTAACAAATAGAGAAGAAAAGACAAACAAGATTTTAATTAACAAAATGACTTTTGCAAATCGTTTATTCCCATGGAGTCCATCTTGGGGTGAAATAAACTATTTTGCCTATAAGTATCCAACGATTGAATTTCATGATGAGTTGTATGGATACATACAGGAGAAAACAAAAAAACACTCTGAAAGAGAAATTGATGAATATTTCAATCAATGCGGTATAAAAAGAGAGAAGCAATGGACAAGAGAAATAAAAGGCACACCACAACCAACTATTAGTGTTACTCTCCCTGTTTTTGTCAGAAACAAGATTCATCATCCTGAAAACCAAACAATGAAAGATATTCTATTTACACAGGAAGAATTAAAACAATCCATTGAAGTTTTAATAGATATTGTAAAGAATGCTAAAGATTTTATAAATGACTAA
- a CDS encoding porin family protein, whose protein sequence is MKLNSLTLSIGLILIGNQLSNAQQYSFGVFADPQLSWFNSDTKRYDPNGPVVGLNIGFTADKFFAKRYAFSSGLSVNALGGNIRLMQSTYTLKTIDSTYNIAIGDNIKFKSQYLTLPIGFKFRTNQIGYTTYFANVGVSGSLRIRSYAWNETNQVDRETTKTDMAWGFASYQIGIGGEYSLGGESAILFGITWCDGLTRIIELPNSTITSQSLSLKVGIIF, encoded by the coding sequence ATGAAGTTGAATAGCCTTACACTCTCAATCGGTTTAATTCTAATTGGTAATCAGCTGTCAAATGCCCAGCAATACAGCTTTGGAGTATTTGCTGACCCGCAACTATCGTGGTTCAACTCCGATACCAAACGTTACGATCCCAACGGCCCTGTTGTGGGCTTAAACATTGGCTTTACAGCCGATAAATTCTTTGCCAAACGGTACGCCTTTTCCTCAGGACTCTCGGTTAACGCCCTTGGCGGGAATATCAGGCTTATGCAATCCACCTATACCCTGAAAACTATCGATAGCACCTACAACATCGCCATTGGCGACAATATCAAATTCAAATCGCAATACCTTACGCTGCCCATTGGCTTTAAGTTTCGGACAAACCAGATTGGCTATACCACATACTTTGCCAATGTTGGCGTTAGCGGAAGCCTCAGAATAAGAAGCTACGCATGGAACGAAACCAACCAAGTTGACCGTGAAACCACCAAAACCGATATGGCATGGGGGTTTGCCTCATACCAAATAGGAATTGGAGGTGAATACTCACTCGGCGGCGAGAGCGCCATTCTGTTTGGCATAACCTGGTGCGATGGTTTAACCAGAATTATCGAACTGCCTAACTCAACCATTACATCGCAAAGCCTATCGTTGAAGGTTGGTATAATTTTTTAA
- a CDS encoding NAD+ synthase produces the protein MKVALAQLNYTIGHFDSNADKIIASINRAKADGARLVVFSELSVCGYPPHDLLTHKHFVDKSIATVNQIAQQCNGIYAIVGVPSINTDTTGKLLFNSAYLLGEGKVLDVYHKTLLPDYDIFDEYRYFEPNPGNYRVAEIDGIKIAITICEDIWDDQPTTTAFSRSKLYRDAPMNHLVKLNPDMVINISASPFSYNVEERRLQVFQSNVARYSKPVIYVNQVGGNADLLFDGGSMVVNAGGDIIVKLKSFEEDFRVIDTNVLERNQSISPEISATSEQRIERIHNALVMGIRDYFGKLGFTKATLGLSGGIDSAVVLALAAQALDVNNIRVLLMPSQYSSRHSIDDAVALAQKLGVQYDIVSIQPIFESFKSQLSSIFEGKPEDITEENIQARVRGTLLMAISNKFGHLLLNTSNKSEAAVGYGTLYGDMCGALSVLGDVYKTDVYRLANYINRNDEIIPINTIQKPPSAELRPDQKDSDSLPPYEILDPILFAYIEQGLSAEEIVGLGFPSDTVNRTLRLVNMNEYKRYQSPPILRVSSKAFGYGRKMPLVTKWS, from the coding sequence ATGAAAGTAGCGCTTGCACAGCTGAACTACACCATTGGTCACTTTGACAGTAATGCCGATAAAATAATTGCATCGATAAACCGGGCTAAAGCCGACGGTGCAAGGTTAGTTGTATTCTCGGAGCTATCGGTGTGTGGATATCCACCCCACGATTTGCTCACCCACAAGCATTTTGTGGATAAGAGCATAGCTACCGTAAACCAGATTGCACAGCAATGCAATGGAATTTATGCTATAGTTGGGGTCCCCAGCATCAATACTGATACTACGGGCAAGTTGCTTTTTAACTCCGCATACCTTTTGGGCGAGGGAAAAGTGCTGGATGTTTACCACAAAACACTACTTCCTGATTACGATATTTTTGATGAGTATCGCTACTTTGAGCCCAACCCCGGCAACTACCGGGTTGCCGAAATTGATGGAATAAAAATAGCCATAACCATATGCGAGGATATTTGGGATGACCAGCCCACCACTACAGCTTTTTCCAGAAGCAAGCTTTACCGCGATGCGCCCATGAATCACCTGGTAAAGTTGAACCCCGATATGGTGATAAACATATCGGCTTCGCCATTCAGCTACAACGTTGAGGAGCGCAGGTTACAGGTTTTCCAAAGCAATGTGGCAAGGTATTCCAAGCCCGTAATATATGTAAACCAGGTTGGAGGTAATGCCGATCTGCTTTTCGATGGTGGCTCCATGGTAGTGAACGCCGGGGGCGATATCATAGTAAAGCTGAAAAGCTTTGAGGAAGATTTTAGGGTAATTGACACCAACGTATTGGAGCGCAACCAATCCATATCCCCTGAAATATCGGCAACTTCAGAACAACGGATTGAGCGTATTCACAATGCCTTGGTTATGGGCATTAGGGATTACTTCGGTAAGTTAGGGTTTACAAAGGCCACCCTTGGGCTTTCAGGCGGTATCGACTCGGCAGTTGTGTTAGCCCTTGCTGCACAGGCTCTTGATGTTAACAACATCCGTGTTCTGCTGATGCCATCGCAGTACTCATCGCGGCACTCCATTGACGATGCTGTGGCGCTTGCGCAAAAACTTGGCGTGCAATACGACATAGTTTCCATACAGCCCATTTTTGAGTCGTTTAAAAGCCAGCTAAGCTCTATTTTTGAGGGTAAACCCGAGGATATCACCGAGGAGAATATACAGGCAAGGGTTCGGGGAACCCTGTTAATGGCCATCTCCAACAAGTTTGGTCATTTACTGCTGAACACCAGCAATAAGAGCGAGGCTGCCGTGGGTTACGGTACGCTTTACGGCGATATGTGCGGTGCGCTTAGCGTTTTAGGCGATGTTTACAAAACCGATGTTTACAGGCTGGCCAACTACATTAACCGCAACGATGAAATAATCCCTATAAACACCATCCAAAAACCGCCTTCGGCAGAGCTCCGACCCGACCAAAAGGATTCCGACTCGCTCCCACCCTATGAAATACTTGACCCCATTCTTTTTGCATACATTGAGCAAGGCCTCTCCGCCGAAGAAATTGTAGGTTTAGGCTTCCCCAGCGATACGGTAAACCGTACCCTAAGGCTTGTTAACATGAATGAGTATAAGCGCTACCAGTCGCCACCAATACTTAGGGTTTCATCAAAGGCGTTTGGCTATGGACGGAAAATGCCCTTGGTTACTAAATGGAGCTAA
- a CDS encoding HsdM family class I SAM-dependent methyltransferase — MTKHLEYTQKTKDLIDGLKTVCSNYGLANSGNEYKIITEVFLYKFLNDKFLHEARKANKDLKNSTNIETDIQKMSNSDYEWMLEKIGERSAKLQKHHFISYLFNKQNEPNFHELFDKTLLEIADLNIKLYSVSTIDKERVRLFDRISPYIIESNQKTPFCKAIINKLVAFSFEPIFEEKYDFFSTIFEYLIKDYNKDSGQYAEYYTPPAVAKIMAKILVPEPTRNVTVYDPAAGSGSLLLALAHQIGENKCTIYSQDISQKSSEFLRLNLILNNLVHSLHNVIKGNTLTNPYHVNDAKNDLKKFDYIVSNPPFKMDFSDDRETLASDQHRKRFFAGVPSVPKKKKESMAIYQLFIQHILYSLNDKGKAAIVVPTGFCTEKAAIALAIRKKIVDSNWLHAVVQMPPNIFATTGTNVSVIFIDKSKTRDTAILVDASKLGTKVKDGKNQKTLLSNEDEKRIIDTIKGYRQLDDFSVIVNNEQMKQKAYSFGAGQYFETKIEYVELSPEEFEERINEFKNKISFYFNNSRELEIQILKNFNKLDYKKNNK, encoded by the coding sequence ATGACTAAACACCTTGAATACACTCAAAAAACAAAAGATCTAATAGACGGCCTTAAAACCGTTTGCAGCAATTACGGTTTGGCTAATTCCGGGAATGAATACAAAATCATTACGGAAGTTTTCCTGTATAAATTTCTGAACGACAAATTCCTGCACGAAGCACGGAAAGCCAATAAAGATTTAAAGAACAGCACCAACATTGAAACCGACATCCAGAAAATGAGTAACAGCGACTATGAATGGATGCTGGAAAAAATCGGTGAACGTAGCGCCAAACTGCAAAAGCATCATTTCATCAGCTATTTGTTCAATAAACAGAACGAGCCCAATTTTCACGAATTGTTCGACAAAACATTACTGGAAATTGCCGATTTGAACATAAAACTTTATTCTGTTTCAACCATTGATAAAGAAAGGGTTCGTTTGTTTGATAGAATTTCCCCTTACATCATTGAAAGCAATCAAAAAACACCTTTCTGCAAAGCCATTATCAACAAACTGGTAGCGTTTAGCTTTGAGCCAATTTTTGAAGAAAAATATGATTTTTTCTCTACCATTTTTGAATACCTGATTAAGGACTACAACAAAGACAGCGGACAGTATGCCGAGTATTACACACCACCGGCCGTGGCAAAAATCATGGCGAAGATTTTAGTGCCTGAACCCACCAGAAATGTTACTGTTTACGACCCCGCAGCAGGTTCAGGAAGTTTATTACTGGCGCTGGCTCACCAAATCGGAGAAAACAAATGCACCATTTATTCGCAGGACATTTCGCAAAAATCATCAGAGTTTCTTCGCTTGAATTTGATATTGAACAATCTGGTGCATTCGCTGCATAATGTAATAAAAGGTAACACACTTACCAATCCATACCATGTAAACGATGCCAAAAACGACCTGAAAAAGTTTGACTACATCGTAAGCAATCCACCATTCAAAATGGATTTCAGCGATGACCGTGAAACCCTTGCCAGCGACCAACATAGAAAACGCTTTTTTGCAGGCGTTCCCAGCGTTCCAAAAAAGAAAAAAGAGTCCATGGCTATCTATCAGTTGTTCATACAACATATCTTGTATTCGTTGAACGACAAAGGGAAAGCCGCCATTGTGGTACCTACCGGTTTTTGTACCGAAAAAGCCGCCATTGCGTTAGCTATCAGAAAAAAAATTGTGGATAGTAACTGGCTGCACGCTGTGGTGCAAATGCCGCCCAACATATTTGCTACTACCGGAACAAACGTTTCGGTCATTTTTATAGATAAAAGTAAAACGAGAGATACGGCTATACTGGTTGATGCAAGTAAGTTAGGAACAAAAGTAAAAGACGGTAAGAACCAGAAAACCTTATTGAGCAATGAAGATGAAAAACGGATAATAGACACCATTAAGGGATACAGGCAATTGGATGATTTTTCGGTGATTGTTAATAATGAACAGATGAAACAAAAAGCATATTCCTTTGGTGCAGGACAATATTTTGAAACTAAGATTGAATATGTTGAACTAAGTCCAGAAGAATTTGAAGAGAGAATAAATGAGTTTAAAAACAAAATCTCTTTTTATTTTAATAATTCAAGAGAATTAGAAATACAAATTTTGAAAAACTTTAATAAACTTGATTATAAAAAAAATAACAAATGA
- a CDS encoding DUF4411 family protein: MPVYVLDSNFFIQAHRFHYPIDVAAGFWKKVRQLAEEGRVISIDKVKKELYDKNDALEDWCRNNLPEDFFKDTSVVMGAYAQVTGWAMSRSGHYLPNALNEFLNADEADAFLVAYCLADNANRFVVTQEVSEPNRQNKVKIPDACIALNVSYVNTIEMFRQLGETF, encoded by the coding sequence ATGCCGGTATATGTCTTAGATAGCAACTTTTTTATTCAGGCTCATCGGTTCCACTATCCGATAGACGTTGCTGCGGGATTTTGGAAAAAGGTTCGACAATTAGCAGAAGAAGGCAGAGTTATCAGTATTGACAAGGTAAAGAAAGAGCTTTACGACAAAAACGATGCACTTGAAGACTGGTGCAGAAATAATTTACCCGAAGACTTTTTTAAAGACACATCAGTAGTAATGGGTGCTTATGCCCAAGTGACAGGTTGGGCAATGTCGAGAAGTGGGCATTACTTACCAAATGCCTTAAATGAATTTCTGAATGCAGACGAAGCAGATGCTTTCCTTGTAGCTTATTGCCTTGCTGACAACGCTAATAGATTTGTAGTTACACAAGAAGTAAGCGAACCCAACAGACAGAACAAAGTAAAAATACCAGATGCTTGTATTGCTTTGAATGTTTCGTATGTAAACACCATTGAAATGTTCAGACAATTAGGTGAAACATTTTAG
- a CDS encoding Crp/Fnr family transcriptional regulator: protein MSRNSYNIDIESVFEGVCGLFPNLKPEEREIMRNNITCQYFRKGEIIYKEGDTPQGLVCLSKGKVKLYKEGVGGRDQIVRMAKPIGFIGYRALFAEENYSATAEALEDSVVCIIEKNAFMGILRNNAELTLNILKSVATELGFSTNRTVTLTQKHIRGRLAESLIFLRDTYGLEDDGKTIKVYLSREDLANLSNMTTSNAIRTLSGFAEEGVIELDGRRIKILDHHRLERISDLG from the coding sequence ATGTCCAGAAATTCCTACAACATCGATATTGAAAGCGTATTTGAAGGGGTGTGCGGACTTTTCCCTAACCTAAAACCAGAGGAAAGGGAGATAATGCGCAATAATATCACCTGTCAGTATTTCCGCAAGGGTGAGATAATTTACAAGGAAGGCGATACCCCACAGGGTTTGGTATGCCTCTCAAAGGGGAAAGTAAAGCTTTACAAGGAGGGAGTTGGCGGTCGCGACCAGATTGTTCGCATGGCCAAGCCTATCGGTTTTATAGGATACAGGGCATTATTTGCTGAGGAGAACTACTCCGCTACAGCCGAAGCTCTTGAGGATTCCGTGGTGTGCATCATTGAAAAGAATGCCTTTATGGGGATTCTCCGGAACAACGCTGAACTTACGCTAAACATTCTCAAATCGGTTGCCACTGAGCTGGGATTCTCCACCAACCGCACCGTAACCCTAACCCAAAAGCATATCCGTGGACGGTTGGCTGAATCACTTATATTCCTGCGCGATACCTACGGGCTTGAGGACGACGGTAAAACCATAAAGGTTTACCTATCGCGCGAGGATTTGGCAAACCTCTCCAACATGACTACCTCAAACGCAATCAGAACCCTTTCGGGCTTTGCTGAGGAAGGTGTAATTGAACTTGACGGTCGCAGGATAAAAATCCTTGACCATCACAGGTTGGAACGCATTAGCGATTTGGGATAG